A genomic window from Camelina sativa cultivar DH55 chromosome 2, Cs, whole genome shotgun sequence includes:
- the LOC104748443 gene encoding F-box protein At4g00893-like: MAKTGTKEVFFFNLLSREVITLPECDLDFSKIAFSCPPTSDNCVVVAIRFKEYTVKINTCHPGDAKWVTAKFDNGTRMYRQSNLVYHNDRFYCINGAGVLFNFHPSSGMWTPFGVHKLSCPYICDRVQYGRKAKTVALAEKKGELYVMFACMNEIPMVYKLVSLRWEEVSRTTLDSLTIFFGFHNSELRTNLPWMRSKVYFSRFGRDPEPCISYSFNENLYNSDKEWCRVELCHRPMLWIDPPPKNLLDLMSVSSLHNS; the protein is encoded by the coding sequence ATGGCTAAAACTGGAACGAAAGAGGtgtttttcttcaatttgttaTCTCGGGAAGTCATAACCTTGCCAGAGTGTGATCTGGATTTTTCTAAGATTGCGTTCTCTTGTCCTCCTACATCAGATAACTGTGTGGTGGTAGCGATAAGGTTTAAGGAATACACTGTCAAGATCAACACTTGCCATCCAGGAGATGCTAAGTGGGTTACTGCTAAATTCGATAATGGAACGCGGATGTATAGGCAGAGCAACCTTGTCTACCACAATGATCGATTCTATTGCATCAACGGGGCAGGAGTTTTGTTTAACTTTCACCCATCTTCGGGTATGTGGACTCCTTTCGGTGTTCATAAACTCTCATGCCCGTATATCTGCGATAGAGTGCAATATGGACGGAAGGCGAAAACAGTTGCCTTGGCAGAGAAGAAAGGAGAGCTCTATGTAATGTTTGCATGCATGAACGAGATCCCGATGGTTTATAAACTAGTCTCTTTGAGGTGGGAGGAGGTGAGTAGGACTACACTTGATAGCTTGACGATCTTTTTCGGTTTTCATAACTCTGAGTTGAGAACTAATCTCCCTTGGATGCGGAGCAAAGTCTATTTCTCAAGGTTCGGACGCGATCCCGAACCTTGTATTTCCTACTCATTCAATGAAAACCTGTACAATTCGGACAAGGAATGGTGTAGGGTGGAACTGTGTCATCGTCCAATGCTATGGATCGATCCGCCTCCCAAGAATTTGTTGGACCTCATGTCCGTTAGCTCTTTACATAACAGTTGa
- the LOC104717640 gene encoding F-box protein At4g00893-like: MLQVSLSRQSPPPSPKMASPSSLSPAIVSRRGTKTLSEKALDPSFADLPIDVLGVIMSRLILKDNIHASATCTSWCKAAVSVRVVEKYPWLMFFPKGDNSVELLDPLQGKLYILNLPELPKSTVCYSRDGWLLMEKAKSKDMFFFNPYSRELITLPECWYAFDEFAFSCPPTSDNCVVVGIRFLAEFVIISTCHPGATEWKTDTVPCYLRPFYNQSNIVYCKDRFYCFNARGTLFSFHPSSLTWSYTGADQIKCPYVYDREKYGWSEKGVSLVEKKGELFVLFTSSNEKPLVYKLISGKWEEMIPTALDSLNIFVSYYNSELRSNLPRMKNDVYFSRFSYKGQRCVTYSFDESRYNPDEQWQRWRELCPPQSLWIDAPPQKVLDLLMK; encoded by the exons ATGCTGCAAGTGTCGTTGTCCCGTCAAAGTCCTCCGCCATCTCCTAAAATGGCATCACCTTCTTCGCTGTCACCTGCCATCGTCTCACGTAGAGG AACCAAAACTCTGAGCGAGAAGGCCCTGGATCCGAGTTTCGCCGACCTTCCAATAGACGTCCTAGGTGTAATAATGTCTCGTCTTATCTTAAAAGATAACATCCATGCATCAGCCACTTGTACGTCATGGTGTAAAGCTGCTGTATCTGTTCGGGTAGTGGAAAAGTATCCTTGGCTTATGTTCTTTCCTAAAGGTGACAACTCGGTCGAACTCCTCGATCCATTACAGGGGAAGCTGTACATTTTGAATCTGCCAGAGTTACCTAAATCCACTGTGTGTTACTCAAGAGATGGCTGGTTACTTATGGAAAAAGCAAAATCGAAAGACATGTTCTTCTTCAATCCGTATTCTCGGGAGCTAATAACCTTGCCAGAGTGTTGGTAtgcttttgatgagtttgcGTTCTCTTGTCCTCCTACATCAGATAATTGTGTGGTTGTGGGGATAAGGTTCTTAGCAGAGTTTGTCATTATCAGCACTTGTCATCCAGGAGCTACCGAGTGGAAAACTGATACCGTCCCTTGTTATCTAAGACCGTTTTATAACCAGAGTAACATTGTCTATTGCAAAGATCGATTCTATTGCTTCAACGCACGAGGAACTTTGTTTAGCTTTCACCCATCTTCCCTTACATGGAGCTATACGGGTGCAGATCAAATCAAATGCCCGTATGTCTACGATAGAGAGAAATATGGATGGAGCGAGAAAGGAGTTTCCTTGGTAGAGAAGAAAGGAGAGCTTTTTGTCCTGTTTACAAGCAGCAACGAGAAGCCATTAGTTTACAAGCTGATCTCTGGGAAGTGGGAGGAGATGATTCCGACTGCACTTGATAGCTTGAACATCTTTGTCAGTTATTATAACAGTGAGCTGAGAAGTAATCTCCCACGGATGAAGAACGATGTCTACTTCTCAAGGTTTAGTTACAAGGGCCAACGTTGTGTAACGTATTCCTTTGATGAAAGCAGGTACAATCCGGACGAGCAATGGCAGAGATGGAGAGAACTATGTCCTCCTCAAAGCCTATGGATCGATGCGCCTCCTCAGAAAGTTTTAGACCTTTTGATGAAATAG
- the LOC104717629 gene encoding F-box protein At4g00893-like, producing the protein MPMSLSRQSPPPSPKMASPSSMSPATVSRIRSNSLNPSFADLPSELLDIIMSRLVLEDNIRASAVCKSWCEAAVPLRVVQKHPWLLCFRNRSKLVELRDPLQWNLYTLSLPELSESTVYYSRDGWLLMVLDKPRSKDVFFFNLFSREQITLPECELAFDKIAFSCPPTSDNCVVVAIRFLENSVNINTCHPGDAEWVAATFPSYGTLMYGKSNLVYHKDRFYCFNTEGVLFNFHPSSGTWSPFCVHKLECPYIYDRERYGRKTKTVALVEKEGELFVMFACMNEMPMVYELVSSRWEEVRKTTLHGLTMFFGFHNSELRTNLPSMRRKVYFSRLGYDGERCISYSFDESMNNPGNELQSCMELCRRQIMWIDPPPMNSLDLMLSSLDNN; encoded by the exons ATGCCAATGTCGTTGTCCCGTCAAAGTCCTCCGCCATCTCCGAAAATGGCATCACCTTCTTCGATGTCTCCTGCCACCGTCTCACGTATAAG atcGAACTCCCTGAATCCGAGTTTTGCTGACCTTCCATCAGAACTCCTAGATATAATAATGTCTCGTCTTGTCTTAGAAGACAACATCCGTGCATCTGCGGTTTGTAAGTCATGGTGTGAAGCTGCTGTACCTCTCCGTGTAGTGCAAAAACATCCTTGGCTTCTGTGCTTTCGTAACCGTAGCAAGTTGGTTGAACTCCGCGATCCATTACAGTGGAATTTGTACACTTTGAGTTTGCCAGAGTTATCTGAGTCCACTGTGTATTACTCGAGAGATGGCTGGTTACTTATGGTTTTGGATAAACCAAGATCGAAAGACGTGTTCTTCTTCAATCTGTTTTCTCGGGAGCAAATAACCTTGCCAGAGTGTGAGCTGGCTTTTGATAAGATTGCGTTCTCTTGTCCACCCACATCAGATAACTGTGTGGTGGTAGCGATAAGGTTTTTAGAAAACTCTGTCAACATCAACACTTGCCATCCTGGAGATGCTGAGTGGGTTGCTGCTACATTCCCTAGTTATGGAACACTGATGTATGGGAAGAGCAACCTTGTCTACCACAAGGATCGATTCTATTGCTTCAACACAGAAGGAGTTTTGTTTAACTTTCACCCATCTTCCGGTACGTGGAGTCCTTTTTGTGTACATAAACTCGAATGCCCGTATATATACGATAGAGAGCGATATGGACGGAAGACGAAAACAGTTGCCTTGgtagagaaagaaggagagcTCTTTGTAATGTTTGCATGCATGAACGAGATGCCAATGGTTTATGAATTAGTCTCTTCGAGGTGGGAGGAGGTGAGGAAGACTACACTTCATGGCTTGACgatgttttttggttttcataacTCTGAGTTGAGAACTAATCTCCCATCGATGAGGAGAAAAGTCTATTTCTCAAGGTTGGGATACGATGGCGAACGTTGTATATCATATTCATTCGATGAAAGCATGAACAATCCGGGCAATGAATTGCAGAGTTGTATGGAACTGTGTCGTCGTCAAATCATGTGGATCGATCCGCCTCCCATGAATTCGTTGGACCTTATGTTAAGCTCTTTGGATAACAATTGA
- the LOC104748447 gene encoding uncharacterized protein LOC104748447, which produces MAVFSIHPGKGPGPDGFSSSFYQSFWTIIGEDVCRSIRSFFETSYLHPRQNETHVRLIPKISGPRKVGDYRPIALCNTHYKIIAKILTGRLQPILPELISPFQCAFVPNRAISDNVLITHEILHFLRTSEAKKFCSMAVKTDMSKAYDRIEWGFLKSVLEKLGFSERWISWISACVSSVSYSFLINGSPQGQVIPSRGLRQGDPLSPYLFILCTEVLSGLCVKAQDQGILSGIKVSRASPPVNHLLFADDTMFFCKSNARCCQALTQILAKYEKVSGQCINLTKSTITFSSKTPAEAKVRVKNSLNITQEGGLGNYLGLPENFGRKKRDIFASIVDKVRQRVHSWPGRFLSGAGKQVLLTTVLTALPIYPMSCFKLPVSLCKQIQSVLTRFWWDDKPEVKKMCWVSWESLTQPKYLGGLGFRDLEKFNDALLAKTGWRLLTQPDSLLTRVLLGKYCNSSSFLECSATPRVASHGWRSILTGRELLLKGLGWSVGNGACINVWRDAWLSLDHSQAPFGPPTADTAELKVQDLLCPVTNDWNVDVIRQILPQYEEPIRKLITSYVPSTDALVWLPENSGSYSTKSGYAIAKQFQQQSTIDSFNWNKQVWQTKLPPKLKNFLWKIAAGALPLGSNLVKRGMVGAANCKRCSLESRTLCGPTKPFHTHVRQTLVTKCSRSCEPPPCGVSLTPLVPWIMWNLWTARNLLLFENRVYSAIDVMHKAITDARQWQEAQLAIPKPSQRPLEILTPTTSAQSHVCFVDAAWCPASGSSGAGWILKDQSELILSQASATRPFVPSALAAEALAIRSALFHITSIAHFSSIRSLKICSDSQVLIKLLKTNGTHKELKGILHDIRCLQNSFSSILFSYISRSNNMEVDALAKSALSASVLVTNSSLSGV; this is translated from the exons ATGGCGGTATTCTCAATTCATCCCGGGAAGGGCCCAGGACCAGAtgggttctcttcttctttctaccAATCGTTTTGGACAATCATTGGTGAAGATGTCTGTCGGTCCATCCGAAGTTTCTTTGAAACTAGCTACCTCCATCCGCGTCAGAATGAGACGCATGTGAGGCTTATTCCAAAAATCTCAGGACCAAGGAAAGTGGGAGACTACAGACCTATCGCTCTTTGCAACACTCATTACAAAATTATAGCTAAGATCCTCACTGGCAGACTCCAGCCTATTCTGCCTGAACTTATCTCTCCATTTCAGTGTGCCTTTGTGCCTAACCGTGCGATCTCTGACAACGTCCTTATCACACATGagattcttcattttcttcgtACTTCAGAGGCTAAAAAGTTTTGCTCAATGGCTGTGAAAACAGACATGAGCAAAGCTTATGATCGAATTGAGTGGGGATTTCTTAAATCAGTGTTAGAAAAGCTTGGTTTCAGTGAGAGATGGATTAGCTGGATTTCGGCTTGTGTTAGCTCTGTGTCCTACTCCTTTCTCATAAATGGATCACCACAAGGACAAGTGATCCCATCCCGCGGATTGAGACAAGGAGATCCTCTCTCCCCCTACCTCTTCATACTATGTACTGAGGTCCTGTCGGGACTGTGTGTTAAAGCTCAAGACCAAGGTATCCTCTCTGGTATCAAGGTGAGCAGAGCAAGTCCACCAGTTAACCACCTTCTTTTTGCGGACGATACTATGTTCTTTTGCAAATCAAATGCTAGATGTTGCCAAGCGCTCACTCAGATACTAgcaaaatatgaaaaagtatCGGGACAATGTATCAATCTTACGAAGTCCACAATCACCTTCTCATCAAAGACACCGGCAGAAGCAAAGGTCAGAGTTAAGAACTCGCTAAATATCACTCAGGAGGGAGGACTTGGTAATTACCTAGGTCTACCAGAAAACTTTGGGAGGAAGAAACGAGACATCTTTGCCTCTATTGTGGATAAGGTCCGACAACGAGTACACAGCTGGCCAGGTCGTTTCTTATCTGGAGCTGGGAAACAAGTGCTCCTTACAACGGTTCTCACTGCCTTACCAATATACCCtatgtcatgttttaaactCCCTGTCTCCCTTTGCAAACAAATCCAGTCTGTTCTCACACGTTTCTGGTGGGATGACAAACCGGAGGTTAAAAAAATGTGCTGGGTGTCTTGGGAGTCCCTTACTCAACCAAAGTATTTGGGAGGACTAGGCTTTCGTGATCTAGAGAAATTCAACGATGCCCTTTTGGCAAAAACGGGATGGCGGCTCCTCACTCAACCAGACTCTCTGCTTACGAGAGTTCTTCTTGGGAAATATTGCAACTCCTCAAGCTTTCTCGAATGTTCAGCTACACCAAGAGTGGCTTCTCATGGCTGGCGAAGCATCCTTACGGGTAGAGAACTGCTTCTTAAAGGACTTGGTTGGTCAGTAGGCAACGGTGCATGTATTAATGTTTGGAGGGACGCTTGGCTATCGCTGGATCACTCCCAAGCTCCATTTGGGCCACCTACTGCGGATACTGCAGAGCTAAAAGTGCAGGATCTTCTATGTCCTGTCACAAATGATTGGAATGTGGACGTTATTCGTCAGATCTTACCTCAGTATGAGGAACCAATTCGTAAGCTTATTACCAGCTATGTCCCGTCTACAGATGCTCTGGTTTGGTTACCTGAGAACTCAGGGTCTTACTCGACGAAATCGGGATATGCTATCGCAAAACAATTCCAACAACAGTCGACCATTGATAGCTTTAACTGGAACAAACAAGTTTGGCAAACTAAACTTCCCCCAAAACTGAAAAACTTTCTCTGGAAAATTGCAGCAGGGGCTCTCCCTCTGGGCTCAAACCTCGTAAAAAGAGGAATGGTTGGAGCTGCTAACTGTAAAAGATGCAG TCTGGAGTCTCGCACCCTTTGCGGCCCTACCAAACCCTTCCACACTCACGTCCGCCAAACTCTTGTTACAAAATGCAGTAGGTCTTGTGAGCCTCCCCCGTGTGGAGTGTCCCTAACCCCCCTGGTTCCCTGGATCATGTGGAACTTGTGGACTGCGAGAAACCTGCTCCTCTTTGAAAACAGAGTCTACTCTGCAATTGACGTCATGCACAAGGCGATCACAGATGCACGACAGTGGCAGGAGGCCCAGTTAGCTATCCCCAAACCTTCCCAAAGACCTCTGGAAATCCTGACTCCTACTACCTCGGCTCAGTCTCATGTGTGCTTCGTAGATGCTGCATGGTGCCCAGCTTCAGGATCGAGTGGAGCTGGTTGGATCCTCAAAGACCAGTCAGAATTAATCCTTTCTCAGGCGTCCGCAACACGCCCCTTTGTGCCTTCTGCTCTAGCTGCAGAGGCGTTGGCGATTCGAAGTGCTCTGTTTCACATCACTTCAATCGCTCATTTCTCTTCAATCCGATCTCTCAAGATCTGTTCTGATTCTCAGGTTCTTATTAAGCTGCTCAAGACAAACGGAACCCACAAGGAGCTTAAAGGAATACTACATGACATTCGTTGTCTGCAGAATTCTTTCTCCTCTATCCTTTTTAGTTATATTTCTCGTTCAAACAATATGGAAGTGGATGCCCTGGCTAAATCCGCTCTCTCTGCTTCAGTTCTTGTAACCAACTCCTCCCTTAGTGGAGTTTAA